Genomic window (Sediminispirochaeta smaragdinae DSM 11293):
CCTCCCGGCAGGGATGCCGATGCAGCATCAATCAACTCAGGCGACCAGGAACGTCGCTGATAATCAAGTAAACTGGTACCACAACCGTTTCCAAAATCGGTACCGACCCTACTGTTGCCAACGAGAACCGCAGGGATAAAGGAACTGATGAGGAGTACCGTTTCGGTCTTTTCCCATACATCGGGATACCGCTGGGCGACCCTCCTCATAACCGCTCCGGAAAAACGCAAAGGGCTGTCGCTGCCGGAAAGCTCGATCATGCGCTGCTTTCCACCCACCCCGGTTCGAATGGCCTCTGACTGAGCCGCTGTATCGCTCGTCTTCCAAATCGGAGCCGCCTTGTAGGAAAAAATATCGGCCAGTCGATGTACCAGGTCCCCGGCTTCCGCACCGATCCCCTTTTCTCGTAAGGTCGAAAAGGATTTTTGTGCACCGCTTTTCAGATACACATGGCCATGTTGCTGCCCGGAAACATTAATGGCAGCCACGGAATCGGGCCTGACAATGCCCTCTTCTTTCATATCGGATAAAAGGGCGTCAAGGGCGGCGAGGAAAAGCTTCGGTGGTTGGTCCGCCTCTCCTTCAACCCTCGGAGGAACCACAAATGTATCATGTTCCAGGCCGAAACCACCGAGACGGGAATCGGACTGGTATGACAGGCTCTTCTTCCAGACAACGGAACCACTCTCCGCATCGACTGCCACTCCTGTCATACTCTGGGTACTACAATCAATTCCGAGACTCACTGTGCTCATGAAGCAACCTCCTGTCGCTGTGAAATGTGCTTTTTTCCGCTGACCGAGGAAAGTATAGCATGCAGAGCCTCACGCTGGAATATCCTCTACTCCTCTTTCGGGCTGTCAATCGTTTTCGGGAGAATCAAATTCAGCACGATGCCGACGAGGGTGGCGAGGGCAACGCCGCTTAGTTCAAAATGAAGGCTTTCGCTCAGGGGAAAGAAAATCCTTCCGCCGCCGATTCCGATCACCAAGATCACCGAACTGATGGTAAGATTCCTTTTACAGGTGTAATCAACGCCACTTTCCACGACAGTGCGGATACCTGCACTGGCAATGATTCCGAAAAGCATCATCGAGATGCCGCCCATTACCGGAACAGGAACCGTATTGATGATAGCCCCGACCTTGGTGATGAAAGAGAGGATGATCGCAATCACCGCTGCCCCCCCGATGACCCAGACGCTGTAGACCCTGGTGATGGCCATGACACCGATATTCTCCCCGTAGGTCGTATTGGGGGGCCCGCCGAAAAGGGCGGCAAGGGCTGTTGCAGCACCGTCACCCGCGAGGGTTCGGTGAATACCGGGATCCTTCAGAAAGTCTTTTCCTACTACCTTACTGGTCACCATGGTATCTCCGAGGTGCTCGGCGATGGTCGCAAGGCTGACAAGCAAAAAGGTGATAATGGGAACGGCGGAGAATTTCGGAATCTTTGGGGCTGTAAAGCCGAACCAGGCGGCTTCCTTTACCGAAGAAAAATCGATCCAGGAAAAAGCGGGCCAGATTGAGCCGGCAACCAAAGTAAAGAGATAGCCACCGAAAAAGGCAATCAGAATCGGAATGACGGTAAAAAACCCCTTCAGCACAAGGAGGGAAACCACCGCAATGCTGAGGGTGACCACGGCAATGGTCACCGATGCAAAGCTGTAGCTGCCATCAGGACCATTCATGGCCATGTCCATCGCCGTCGGTGCAAGATTGAGGCCGATTACCATGATGACTGTCCCAATCACAACCGGCGGCAGAAGACGGTCTATCCAACCGGTTCCGGCCTTACTGATAATAAAGGCGACAATGAGATAGAATATTCCCACGCAAAAGGCTGCTCCAAGAGCATATTCCATTCCAAAGCTTCCCGAGATCGCGACAATCGGCGGAATAAAGGCAAAAGAGGAGCCGAGGTATGCAGGGACTCGTCCCCCGGTAATCAGGATATACAAAAGTGTACCTATTCCTGAGGTAAAAAGTGCCGTCGAAGGACTCAGGCCCGTCAAAAGCGGCACAAGAACCGTTGCCCCGAACATTGCAAAAACATGCTGAAAGCTCAGCGGAATCCACCGCCGCAGCTCAGGCTGTTCCCTTACTCCAATGATCTTGTCCTTCATCGTTCCTCCTTTATTACGGACAAAAAAAAGCTTTCCTTTTCTCTATAAAAGAAAAGGAAAGCCGTCGGAGGGAAGACCCGCGCCCACAGGCAACATATGAAGAACCATACTCCCTCCTTTTGTTATCCAAATTGTCGGATTTATATCAGAAGGGGGCAAGTTCTGTCAAGTCTTTCTTTCTCATATATTAACCATGACGAAACACCTTGGCATTAAGACACTGGGCACCAGCTCTGCCGTCGAGCATTGCGATAAGGTTTTCCGCAGCCATTACCGCCATGTCTCCACGTGAGCCGCTTGTTGCCGAACCCGTGTGGGTCGTGATCACCACGTTATCGAGATCCGCAAGCCCCTTGCTCATTGCAGGCTCAAAC
Coding sequences:
- a CDS encoding solute carrier family 23 protein, with the protein product MKDKIIGVREQPELRRWIPLSFQHVFAMFGATVLVPLLTGLSPSTALFTSGIGTLLYILITGGRVPAYLGSSFAFIPPIVAISGSFGMEYALGAAFCVGIFYLIVAFIISKAGTGWIDRLLPPVVIGTVIMVIGLNLAPTAMDMAMNGPDGSYSFASVTIAVVTLSIAVVSLLVLKGFFTVIPILIAFFGGYLFTLVAGSIWPAFSWIDFSSVKEAAWFGFTAPKIPKFSAVPIITFLLVSLATIAEHLGDTMVTSKVVGKDFLKDPGIHRTLAGDGAATALAALFGGPPNTTYGENIGVMAITRVYSVWVIGGAAVIAIILSFITKVGAIINTVPVPVMGGISMMLFGIIASAGIRTVVESGVDYTCKRNLTISSVILVIGIGGGRIFFPLSESLHFELSGVALATLVGIVLNLILPKTIDSPKEE